From a single Lewinella sp. LCG006 genomic region:
- a CDS encoding carbon-nitrogen hydrolase family protein, translated as MKRFKVGVVQSTPVFFDLVATLEKTETIVAEQAAQGVQLLLFPESYLPGYPRGFDFGAVVGRRTIEGRKTWQAYWDNSVAVGDQHCDRLAAMARKYQLFIVMGVTERDEQTSTLYCSLLYFSPTEGLLGCHRKLKPTGSERLIWGEGGPNDLEVYPTVLGKIGGLICWENLMPLARMALYQQGIQVYLAPTADARATWLPILQHIAQESRCFVLGANQYFRKSDYPEQWRTLAQVEEDCCRGGSVIVSPLGEVVAGPLWDQEGVLTAFVDLDEVMQSRYDFSAAGHYQRPDIFEFKIRKASNLG; from the coding sequence ATGAAGCGATTTAAAGTAGGAGTGGTGCAAAGTACGCCCGTTTTTTTTGATTTAGTAGCGACACTCGAAAAAACTGAAACAATCGTAGCAGAGCAGGCCGCTCAGGGCGTCCAACTTTTGCTGTTTCCAGAATCTTACCTTCCGGGTTATCCCCGAGGTTTTGATTTCGGAGCAGTGGTGGGCCGTCGGACAATCGAGGGGCGCAAAACCTGGCAAGCTTACTGGGACAATAGTGTGGCAGTGGGGGATCAGCACTGTGATCGATTGGCGGCCATGGCCCGTAAATACCAGTTGTTTATCGTGATGGGCGTAACCGAACGCGACGAACAGACAAGCACACTTTATTGCAGCCTGCTTTACTTCTCACCTACGGAGGGCTTGCTAGGTTGCCATCGCAAGTTGAAACCCACAGGGAGTGAACGATTAATTTGGGGAGAAGGTGGCCCTAATGACCTGGAAGTATACCCGACGGTGTTAGGAAAAATAGGAGGACTGATTTGTTGGGAAAACCTGATGCCCCTGGCCAGGATGGCTCTCTATCAGCAAGGCATTCAGGTTTACCTGGCCCCAACGGCTGATGCGCGTGCTACCTGGTTGCCCATCTTGCAGCATATTGCTCAGGAGAGTAGGTGTTTCGTGCTTGGCGCTAACCAGTACTTCAGAAAATCCGATTATCCTGAGCAGTGGCGAACCTTGGCACAGGTAGAAGAGGATTGCTGTCGCGGAGGCAGTGTTATCGTTTCACCTTTGGGGGAAGTAGTAGCAGGCCCACTTTGGGATCAGGAGGGCGTATTGACTGCTTTTGTAGACCTGGACGAAGTCATGCAGAGTCGATACGATTTTAGTGCAGCAGGACATTATCAGCGGCCGGATATTTTTGAGTTTAAGATCAGGAAGGCCAGTAACTTAGGCTGA